A window of Burkholderiales bacterium contains these coding sequences:
- a CDS encoding MFS transporter — translation MSTAAAPSLRRNRPYLFLFSAQVISLAGSGITTVGLALFAYQLVGGESAAAVIGNALMLRILAFLLFSQPAGIMADRLNRKRILIAADLIRFGLLALFPFIDSVWQIYLLIFAINAVTAFFTPAFEASLPDVVGSEHYVKAVSLSRIAVDVESVASPALAGLLLAAVGLRWLFWFDAITYLVSALLVFLSAIRSTPVIAAKLRLKSFFAELAFGTCILLREVSLRRALLLSFVEATAGAVAIVSTVVYVRDVLLLGDTAFALLMAGLGLGSTVTALLLSRLSGRYESRSPDQEGRHARQHRWADSALLIGGMLLGLLLLPGFMQPAVFWFALLWMFNGAGQALIAIPSSTLLAAHTVSAERGRAYAAYFALTHAFWLITYPAVGHATSAFGAPITFTVAGGVCLLITLMVFITTRQKFVPHVHSDKSSGANTRFS, via the coding sequence GGCGGAACAGGCCGTATCTATTCCTGTTTTCGGCGCAAGTCATTTCACTCGCCGGCAGCGGCATCACGACTGTCGGGCTCGCGCTGTTCGCATACCAACTTGTGGGCGGCGAGTCCGCGGCAGCGGTCATCGGTAACGCGCTAATGCTGCGCATCCTCGCGTTCCTGCTGTTTTCGCAGCCGGCCGGCATCATGGCCGACCGCTTGAATCGCAAACGGATATTGATTGCGGCGGACCTTATCCGCTTCGGCTTGCTCGCGCTTTTTCCTTTCATCGACAGCGTCTGGCAGATTTATTTGCTGATCTTCGCCATCAACGCAGTAACTGCGTTTTTTACGCCGGCGTTTGAGGCGTCACTTCCGGATGTTGTCGGCAGCGAGCACTATGTGAAGGCCGTGTCGTTGTCGCGCATCGCTGTCGATGTTGAATCCGTGGCTTCGCCGGCTCTGGCTGGATTGCTGCTGGCCGCAGTCGGACTGCGCTGGCTGTTCTGGTTCGATGCGATCACGTACCTGGTTTCGGCTTTGCTGGTATTTCTGAGCGCGATCCGTTCAACGCCAGTCATAGCCGCCAAGCTGCGCCTGAAAAGCTTCTTTGCAGAACTAGCCTTCGGCACGTGCATTCTGCTGCGCGAAGTTTCGCTGCGGCGAGCGCTGCTGCTTAGCTTCGTTGAAGCGACTGCCGGCGCGGTGGCGATTGTTTCGACAGTAGTGTACGTGCGTGACGTGCTGCTGCTGGGCGATACCGCGTTTGCGCTACTGATGGCCGGTCTGGGGCTGGGCTCGACGGTGACGGCATTGCTATTAAGCCGACTAAGCGGCCGCTACGAATCGCGCAGCCCCGATCAAGAGGGGCGGCACGCGCGGCAGCATCGCTGGGCGGACTCGGCTTTACTCATCGGCGGCATGTTGCTGGGCCTGCTGCTGCTACCGGGATTCATGCAGCCTGCAGTCTTCTGGTTCGCGCTGCTCTGGATGTTCAATGGCGCCGGTCAGGCGCTGATCGCGATTCCGTCGTCGACGCTGCTGGCCGCGCACACTGTCAGCGCCGAGCGCGGGCGCGCCTACGCCGCGTATTTCGCGTTAACTCATGCGTTCTGGCTGATCACCTACCCGGCTGTCGGACATGCAACTTCGGCTTTCGGTGCCCCGATTACCTTTACCGTCGCAGGCGGCGTTTGTTTGCTGATTACTTTGATGGTATTCATAACGACCCGACAAAAATTCGTTCCTCATGTTCACAGCGACAAAAGCTCGGGAGCGAATACGCGTTTTTCCTAA